In a genomic window of Rhopalosiphum maidis isolate BTI-1 chromosome 4, ASM367621v3, whole genome shotgun sequence:
- the LOC113548369 gene encoding uncharacterized protein LOC113548369, with the protein MNNVIGDNFSDVKLQRANRVVPLDFAKKLTVCIRDDIFSIDPLLLFQRIMIRVKTDEELKECFEYELSPIPLSLFDESGQMRKSKKSILYDVFLTTTNTYNVLDKNVIVVIDGGFLLHRVVWPSTSTYGNIIENYISYVKRHYGSNCIVVFDGYANTELNIKNSERQRRKNMYTSTNIIFEESMDVLTTQEKFLSNTENKIRLITMLTEKFLTSGILVHQAEDDADLLIVNTAIRNTDDNIQVVVIGEDIDLLILLLTLSPPKNTIIFEKPGRGKIETRSYAVGSLQEHFKNEIQYFMFIHAVGGCDTTSSLFQTGKIKHLKTVQKHPELHDSLLIFNNESSSPEEIECAGEKYLLALYKAPAHITSLNNLRHHIFHKTAASNKKQVQLARLPPTIDAAREHLHRVYLQIQLWRGNRLNPQNWGWKEDNGKLNPVFTKKPPAPDTLLKVISCACAKTCEQNCSCRKAGLLCSVICKHCHGGSCLNQQPIIDDVEEDHIDDNFEDNIDEIFLIGNQKEETNTPTIKKIRPT; encoded by the coding sequence ATGAACAATGTTATAGGTGATAATTTTAGTGATGTCAAGTTACAACGAGCAAATCGCGTAGTCCCTTTAGATTTTGCTAAAAAACTAACGGTTTGTATTAGAGatgacattttttcaattgatcCTTTATTACTCTTCCAAAGAATAATGATAAGAGTTAAGACTGACGAAGAGCTCAAAGAATGTTTTGAATACGAGTTATCACCTATTCCTCTTTCATTGTTCGACGAATCAGGTCAAATgcgaaaatctaaaaaatcaattttatatgatgTGTTTCTAACTACAACAAACACATACAATGTTCtggacaaaaatgttattgtagtAATCGATGGAGGTTTCTTATTGCATCGTGTTGTATGGCCTTCAACTTCGACGTATGGAAAtatcatagaaaattatataagctaCGTGAAAAGACACTATGGATCTAACTGCATAGTTGTATTTGATGGATACGCAAATaccgaattaaatattaaaaattcagaaaGACAGCgacgaaaaaatatgtatacgagtacaaacataatttttgaagAGTCAATGGATGTACTAACCACTcaagaaaaatttttatccAACACCGAGAACAAAATAAGGCTTATAACAATGTTGACTGAAAAGTTTTTGACTTCGGGTATTCTTGTTCATCAAGCCGAAGATGACGCTGATTTACTTATTGTCAATACAGCTATACGAAACACCGACGATAATATCCAAGTAGTGGTCATAGGAGAGGATATTGATTTACTTATACTGTTATTAACATTAAGTCCTccaaaaaacacaataatattcgaaaaaCCGGGTAGAGGAAAAATAGAAACAAGATCTTATGCTGTTGGAAGTTTacaagaacattttaaaaatgagattcaatattttatgtttatccaTGCGGTGGGTGGATGTGATACTACTTCGTCATTATTTCAGACAGGCAAAATAAAACACCTGAAAACAGTTCAAAAACACCCGGAATTACacgattcattattaatatttaataatgaatcgtCATCGCCCGAAGAAATTGAATGTGCTGgagaaaaatatcttttagcATTATATAAAGCTCCAGCCCATATTacatctttaaataatttaagacatcatatttttcacaaaaccGCAGCTTCCAACAAAAAACAAGTACAACTAGCTAGACTTCCGCCTACTATCGATGCGGCACGAGAACATTTACATAGAGTGTATTTGCAAATACAGTTGTGGCGTGGTAATAGATTAAATCCACAGAATTGGGGATGGAAAGAAGATAATGGCAAACTAAATCCAGTTTTCACGAAAAAGCCACCAGCGCCGGATACTCTTTTAAAAGTGATCAGTTGTGCCTGCGCAAAAACATGTGAACAAAATTGTAGCTGTCGAAAAGCAGGATTGCTATGCTCGGTTATATGCAAGCATTGTCACGGAGGTTCATGTTTAAATCAGCAACCGATCATAGATGATGTAGAAGAGGACCATATTGATGACAACTTTGAGGACAATAtcgatgaaatatttttaattggaaatCAAAAAGAAGAAACCAACACAccgacaataaaaaaaattagacccacataa
- the LOC113548371 gene encoding uncharacterized protein LOC113548371, whose translation MNVKKKILPVICLMSAYVHWIKPRLLSASASKGGKSLLLNLCGRSRFLIPLIVFTAFWLFDAQMQIEASVSLTLRRNVQITIGTPEQEPEVDDDEDDDDDEDDDGVDDLYTIDTYSDNSSSSDVSMIGLEDMHIALQEYVNSDGTRGRFAIRHSVHHDHHEQ comes from the exons ATGAATGTCAAGAAGAAGATTTTGCCAGTGATATGCTTGATGTCCGCATACGTGCACTGGATCAAGCCACGTCTGCTGTCGGCTTCCGCGTCTAAAGGTGGCAAGTCGCTGTTGTTGAACCTTTGTGGCCGTTCCAGGTTTCTCATACCATTGATTGTGTTTACTGCGTTTTGGTTATTTGACGCTCAGATGCAGATTGAAGCTTCCGTCAGTCTGACGCTAAGGCGCAACGTTCAAATAACTATTGGTACACCTGAACAGGAACCCGAAGTGGATGACGATGAggacgatgatgatgatgaagaTGATGATGGTGTCGATGATTTGTATACCATTGATACATATTCAGACAATTCTTCTTCTTCTGATGTCAGCATGATTGGATTGGAAGACATGCACATAGCATTACAGGAGTATGTTAATAGTGATGGGACTCGTGGAAGGTTTGCTATTAG ACATTCCGTTCATCACGATCATCACGAGCAATAG